A region of the Mugil cephalus isolate CIBA_MC_2020 chromosome 23, CIBA_Mcephalus_1.1, whole genome shotgun sequence genome:
GGATATTCAGAAAATAAGCAACGGTCGCACTAATATTTCATCACTACACTCagctctgcctctttctgttgCTCTACTTTGATGGCTCTCCCCATCCACctgtcttctgtctcctcctctctcctccgtcACTTAGTCTTATTCCCCAAATCTCAGGAGGGGCTCTTTCAtcctcccttttccttttttttccccttccactTCCACTCATTGCGTCCATCTCATTTAAAGGAGGATGATTCATGAGGCTGCCAGTGATAAATGTCTTTGTCCATGTAAAGGAACaaattatcattatttgttttttatatttattgtttatgcTATGAAACTAATGCAATGAATGTGGGTGTAATTCATCAGATGGAAcaaacaaagcacttaaataagtggaaaagataaaagtgtaaaacataGAAAAGTGTGCAAGGTAAATTTGACTTTCAGAATAATTTGtatcttcttattattattataggttcacctctacatgaacacTGAGTATAATTGTTTTATATAAAGAAGTGTCTTAATGTTGTCTAATAAgataaatgtgtatagtgacaCGTGCCTGAATCAGTCCTTATGCTGTAATGATcttaatacatgtttacattttgtttaccacttaaggacaTGCAACAACATTCGTTCATCGCCATTTTCACCATGCgaattttattttcacaaaaataaaacagttttctcaCGTCCTGCAGCAACATTCTGGGCttaaaagggttaaaaacacgttttgatttaaatttctATGCATTACGGTAACCCTACAACGGATTTCGATGTGCGCATTGCCGTAACGGCAGCATTCAGGCAGAAGTAACAGATCGCAGATGGAGGCTCAGACAAAGCTGGGAGATCGAGGGAAAAATGGAGCGCCTGTGGCAGTGGAGGTTTCTAACACTGGTTTGTTACTTGAGCTCGGTTGGTGCTTCAGGTAAGTGGGggtttttaaacaaatactcttaaagctatttaaaaaaaaacaaccgcaTTTAATTGTGCGTCGGCTCGTTGGTGTAACTTTTAATGAGGGAGTCGTGCAGCACAGTCTCACGGCCTAGCTGCTAACTGAAAGAAATCAAAGACTCACTCCAAACGCTGAAATGAGGTTAAAAGTTACCGTGACAGCAATAATGGAGGCGCGTGTGTATATTTTGGTTACATTCATTAAAAGTAGAGCGAGGTTTTGTTTGCTAACTGCTAATTAGCACGGAGCGACGTGAGGCTGCGCGTCCGCACTTCATTCATAAAAGTGTGTGTAACTCCGAGCCGTGTGGAAGTCACAAAAATCACGCAAGCCGCAAACTCTTATCAGTGTATAAACAGATCCCTTCTGAGgaaatgtgccttttttttatgtgtcgTGTGTAGGCAATAAGTGGAAGAGTATCAGACGGACGATTTCTAACGCTGTGGAAGAATACACGCCGTGCAACCCTGTCAACTGCAGCTGTCACGCAAGGTGGGTGCAAAGTCTCCTCCTCTGCACTGATTTAAGCGATTTATCCCGGTGCCTCGGTGCGTAAACAGCACAATGCACATGTTGCAATATTCTCTTTCAATCAGTGTTCCTCACTAAACtcccagtggtcataatgttgtggctgtacgACCTTTTCTAATTTTCGCGTCGTCGTTTGTGCAGCGTCCTGGAGGATGACCTGCAGCCCTTCAGGCATGGGATCTCTGAGGACCTCATGGCGACTGCGGTGCAGAGAGGGGTCGGGACCCACTACCAGATCATCGGACACAAGCTGTACAGAGAGCGCCACTGCATGTTCCCCGCCAGGTGATAAAATACCAACATATCTGAGAAGCTGAGTCAGAAAATAGAaatctaaattatttatttttctgctttcaggTGCAGCGGGGTGGAGCATTTCATTCTGGAGGTGATCGACAGGTTACCTGACTTGGAGATGGTGGTAAATGTGAGGGATTACCCTCAAGCCCCTAAGTGGGTGCAGCCAACCCTGCCCGTCCTCTCTTTCAGTAAGGTCAgactgtgtattttttatgcattttttttattttttatgcacaaACGTTTATTTGATGTCATTGACGTGTTTTGAATTTGTAGACGTCAGACTACCAGGACATCATGTACCCCGCGTGGACCTTTTGGGAGGGCGGCCCGGCCGTGTGGCCCTTATACCCCAGCGGGCTGGGAAGATGGGATCTGATGAGGGACGACCTTAAAAAGTAAGGTTTTAACTCcacggagagaaaagaaaaaatcgaCAAATGAACATTATGTGCCTTATCGTCACGTTATGATTTGTTAGATCTGCTGCACGGTGGCcctggaagaagaaggagtcCAAAGCATTCTTCAGAGGCTCTAGGTCAGTCTTGTgaatctacttttttttttttttttttttttttacgtttaaATGTTTGCCGGATTCAGCTGCAGCccaaattatttttaatctcaaaaaaTTTTTGTGGAGTACGGTTTGTGAAAGCTCAAGGCTCATTTATGCATACCTTTTTAATTGgtacctgaaaaacaaaaatgtgcccAAAATTGAATAAGCGGTAGCAATGAAGAGCCTTGTGCTCTTCGGATGAAGGGAACCATGTGAGAATTTTTAGGTATGTTAAGTCCCCCTGTCCTCATCATCGGGACAAATAAGGTCAGACAAATGTTTTACTTACTTAAGCTTGGCTTCAtaaggaaaaactaaaagccAAACTCTTTTCTGTTCCTGTGGTAGAACCAGCGCAGAGCGAGACCCTCTCATCCTTCTGTCCAGAGAAGATCCAGAGCTGGTGGACGCAGAGTACACGAAGAACCAGGCCTGGAAGTCTGAGAGGGTGAGTCCTGGCGGAGACAAGATCGTACAAATACGTTGTTTAATATGTCCTCCTCGGGCATTTtaggacatttttttattttaatttggtgGTCATCAAGCTTGTGGCTTGGACTCTTTTCTTTAGCCATATTTTTGAAATCCAGTGTATTTTAATCTCAAGTGTCACTAATACATGATGCTGCTGGTTTTCACATGGCTCCATTATATTGatgggaaatttacaagaatttcatGCATCGACCTACAATGGGAAAATGGTTGAATCCGATCAAATACAGCAAAGATGTTGCTAACATCATAGGATGGATGGTTTTATACTGGAATGacagtcacattaaaaaatgcagttagaatggaagtcaatgggtgTTTAGAGTATCTGGTACTACTATCTGGTACtactacataaaaaaatactaatgcaatcaagtcatttttaattcTAATCcttgacatatccaagactctaattaccaccaaagtcccatccacctactgcttattttatggaaaattattcggtttttgtctttttctattGTAAAAAAACGATTAAAAGTtttcagactggcatttaaagagTGAAAATCATGAAAATTTTTGaaattttggtagttttgtgcaggtctgaagttgttttagtgcttaaagaggaaaaaaagtagataaaaatataaatgtgtgaggattttatggctgtctctttatgtgtgtacatttttgccacgAAGGCGTCCAGAGTAAGTTTAATAGGAAATAAACCAGGCCGgccttttcttttattggtaAAGAAATGATGAGGAATATGTGTATGTACTCTAAGTTTCTCTGTGTTCCTTTACCTTCTGTTTCAGGACACTCTTGGGAAGCCCCCGGCTGAAGAAATCTCCCTGGTTGATCACTGCAAATACAAGTAAGGTGCATTATGAATGGAGGTCAATTGTTTTGCTTTAagctcctgagacccgagcttttgtttgctatacATTTTTAGttcctccaaggtatttgggatcctaagacgtataaatactaagcatcatctttcaacaggaaataGTAgtttttgtgggaaaaaaattaaaaaaaaatcctcatatgtggacactgggattatttcattattgataTAATAAGGAAATCactaatgtgtgacaaaatataaaactgtgtattttaatacctgaacacgGCTGTGCACAGACAGagttgcaaacaatgaagtcccattgtcctcaaatgagtacttctAATCAGCAAAAATCTCTAATTTGTTTgttaagttttaacctttgctaccactagatggcagactaaagcgtccacagATGAGGTCAATGGGTGGAGTGTCCCCGtttgaggacacagggtctcaggaggttctaaaataataattttggcCCAAATACAGCCATATAGGCTACGTATAGTGCTTGATATGCCATATAAAATAATCATAGCATCGTCCAAGCTCGTAAAAATAGGCTGTCTGCATCATTTTCCCTCGTTCTTTCCACCACTTCCAGGTATTTATTCAACTTCCGGGGCGTGGCAGCAAGCTTTCGGCTCAAACACCTCTTCCTCTGCGGTTCTTTGGTGTTTCACGTCGGGGATGAGTGGCAGGAGTTTTTTTACCCTCAGCTCAAGCCCTGGGTCCACTACATCCCCGTCAAGCAGGACCTCTCTGACGTCAGgtagaaaataaacattaaaaaagtctgtgtctgtgtgagaggaaaaaaaatggaaacaggaaGGGCTAtggttagctgggaggctaggaagagcagCTGTTCGCTGGGAGGCTAAGAcgagatactgttagctgggaggctaggaagagctatggttagctgggaggctatgaagagttactgttagctgggaggctaggaagagcagctgttagctgggaggctaggaagggctatggttagctgggaggctaagaagagccaCTACTAGCTTTGAGGCTGAGAAGaattactgttagctggaaggctacgaagagttactgttagctgggaggccacgAAGAGTTACTGTTACAtgggaggctgggaagagcagctgttagctgggaggctaggaagagctactgttagctgggaggctaggaagagctactgttagctgggaggctaggaagagctactgctagctgtgaggctaggaagagcagctgttagctgggaggctaagaagagttactattagctgggacaTTCACTTTGTGTCAAAAGattagaatagaaaacctttatttgacCCGCAATAGGGAAATTGCATAAACGTGaatgcataaataatacaaaagtattggcatatatgcaaaaagtattgaattgcattATAAGAAGTTGCACATGTAAAAGTCACCCTGCACATCACTATGAAGATATTAATGTGTCcacatgtcctctgtcctcagggagctgctgcagtttgtcaaagaaaaTGACGCCGTCGCGCACAATATCGCCACGAGGTTACAGATCGTATTCTGTGATTAAACTCAATGCCTTTCCACTGtattatatcttttttttaattattgttcttgtttcttCCCGTCTCCACAGAGGTATGGAATTCATCCTCAACCACCTGCGGATGGAAGACGTCTCCTGCTACTGGGAGCGTCTCCTCACCGAGTTCAGCCAACTCCTCACCTACAAACCTCAGAGGAAGAGCGGCCACAACGAGATCGTGCACACGCCGAGCAAAACGGAGCTGTAGAGCCGAGACTCTGCATCCGCAACCGGGACGAACATTAGACTACGAATGTATGTGTGGAGTTCAACGTACGTCGAAAGAAGAGTTGTTGATTGGGTTcaagaaaggaaacaaatgatGCCTCTTGTTTATCTCACCAGCAAAATATCATCAtgtaaagtgtttgttttttttttagaaatttaaCCTGTTTGCATTTAGTTCACTCATAATGAGGATTGCTGCTCtgccagaaaacaaacaagtgttTAAAATGACTTATTTTTAACGTGGATTTGAATATCGATCACAGACCGGTGCCTCACTTGGGATGTTTGGGTATTTTCTGGATAAAAGCTCttgattttctgtcttttttttaatgcacaacaCTCAAGATCCAGTAGAAACACAATGGACTGAAaacctttaactttaaaaacttGAATTGCtcatattttttagtatttacgTTAGTTGGTGTCTtcataaaacttaaaactgaaCACGTCTTAGTCAAGACATATGTTTTGCCACACTGCCCTCTACTGGACAACTACATGAACTCCAGCAAACCTGCCAGcgacaccacaacacacaaaaacttaGAAATGAAATGGCATAActtgaaaatataaaagaacCGTTTCTCCTTTGGTGCCATAATGTTTCCAAGAAACTTATTTTCCTGaatctgtgtctgtatttggGAAACGATGATAATTGATGCTGGCTCATGTGGAATATGTTGTAGTATTCACATTGTACTGTCACGGGGAAGATTTTCACTTTTGTAaggctgtgtgtgcgtgtcagtgtgtgtttttttttctttaattaattactATAAGTGATGCATTAATGTGCTGAATTGACCAAAACATATTGAAATTCCCTTATGTGGTTCTtataaagcaataaataataaaaaaaaaacctcctggGAGGTattcaaaaactttttttccccaaagagAGGCAGGGACATAATTTGAAGGGGGAACTAAacttaaaaccttaaaaatattttctatttctgtatGTGGAGTAAATTGTGGACTGACGGGAGAACTAAAGCAATGTCCAAACACGAGTACGTTTACCCAGCGGTATAAACACGTGGCGTTCACTAGGTGTAGGGGAAAAGGGGGATCTGAATGTACATGTGCACAGGATGACATCCtgataatgtaaatgttaaatggagaAGGTAGGATTAAATAAGAGCAAAGCTTTTTCCTATTCCTTTTCAAACATGTTAGGTAAGTATCGTTcaagtgtttgtttctttttgtattacatgttggaaataaagcattcattcattaattcgtCGTGTGTCTGGTgcgcttattattattattttatcttaataaaCTTCGATAACTCTGTTAACGTgacttgttttatgttttgtggtGTAGTAGCGGTCCTCCACCGACGGGCGGCGCTGTGGCCCAGTCTATTCAAGCCCGGGGTCGCAGGTCGAAACACCGCTAGGTTGTCCGAAAGTCAGCGTGAGAAAGCCGACAACGCAAGGTCAGTTATGGAAAACTGACATGTTGACATTCACGTTTAGTAAACCAGAGCTCCTCCACTTCATTGACGACTTCACTCCGTAGACGAAGTCTCCGTCGGATGCTGGTGAGTAGCTTTTGTTCCCGCTTGAGATGTGACAGAAGCTAACAACAGGCTAACAGCTAACGGGTTCCATTATCGGACGGCGTTAGTTTTTACGCATTTAAACCATATAATTCAAGAAACTACAAAGATAAAACGTGTGTTTATGCTTCGAGAGCATTTAAAACGATAAATATGCTCGGTAAAGGGAAAGTGACACAGTGCTGGCTAATTGTTATCTGGTGCGCACCGTTAAGCTAATTAGTAAAGGAGCTGCAGGTGTGCGCCTCACCTTAATGTTTGTATAGTTTCTATTATATCTATATGTTGGAAATGGTTGTATGCACTGGAGTAGAAGTGATGAGCCTTGCCTTAATTGAGTCTTCATGacttatttttaatacttttttttttttaaatgtgtaagtAGGGAAATTAATACTTTTCCCAGAAAGTCTGCTTGTGCGCAGGGTTGCAGCGTTTAACATCTGCCGGGTCGCACAGCCCGTGTAGCGCTGCCAGGATCTCACCAGCCCCTCGGCTATTTGTTTTGAGGATGGGGCTTATAAGTtgaggcctgtgtgtgtgtgtgtgtgctgcatctCAACCCGTGACCATGTGTTTctgtccccccacccccccacacacgcAGCCCCACGCCAGCTGAGGCGCGATGCTTCCAGAGCGGCGCGGAGCGAGCCTCGGCCCCCGGGGACGACGGGCAGATTCAGCCCCCCGGGGCGCGCTGAGCACCGGCCTACTGCGGGGCCTCGTCCAGGGCGccgggcctcctcctcctcctcctcctcctttcttctgcCTCCCGCTCCCCAGGGTCCACGCAGCTGATGTGGCTGCTGCCCAGTCTGCACAGATGCCCacttccacatccacatccaccaCCAGTCCTGCCTCCGTGCCCGTCCCCTCTCACAGCTCCCTGCCAAGCAGCATTGGCAAGCCCGAGTTCCCGGACACCGGATGGGAACGCATCAAGGATCTCTTTGACAGAGAgttagtttgtgtgtttcatgtttttccagcttcatttctttataaaatctaaatcacaaGGTATAAATTGAATGTTTTTCCTTATGTTCACAGTGGAGTCATTGATGAAAAAGCTTAATTATAAGCCCAGCTTTGAAAACCACGTTGACAAATGAAAACTTTGTGTCTAAAGATGTCATCTTAGTAACTTTTCTCTCATGTCGCAGTTCAGCGCAGAGTTACCCGGAGGAGATCTCAAACGCGTTCAAGTGCGCCACTTTCGGCGCGCTCGCCGGCTTCCTGTACGGCGGCGTCCCGGGAGCGCGCCACGCCCGGCAGAGGTACATCCAGCTCAGCCAGGCGGAGATGTACTCCACTCGGGTGGAGGCGGTGGTAAGTGCCCTCCTGGGTCCaggtgattttaaaaaatgtgttaatttactATTCACAACGGTGTAAATTGGTGCGTTaacgtgtctttttttttttgtgtttagcGCTCGGCGCATAACGCAGCCATCCGGGGTTTTATGAGATACGGAtggagatggagctggagaGTGTCTGTTATAGTCAGTCTGTTCAAGTAATGacgtggtttattttaacatctggcagcattttatttattttttcatatatttttatatatttatatcatctTTTTCCTTCTTGCAGCTCCGTCAGTACGGGACTGTCCGTGTACCGGGACAAAGATGCCGTCAGTCATTATGTTGCAGCTGGAGGTGAGTCTCCAGGGCGCAGACGCACCGTGATCacaccttatttatttatttatttatttatttattttcctttaacctCTATTGGCGCGAGGAGCGTCGCCCGAGCGTGCACGCCCTGTCACAACAAGgctgcttcacattcacacattttcacgTCGGGTTTtgtcagccacacacacacacagatgccgCTCCACATATATCATTATATAATGTCCGCCGCGGCTGTTGCCAGCTGTCTTGATGCTGATGGGATTCATGACCCAGCACGTCCCAAACGCACGGTTTTATTAAGCGAAGAAAATCGTTGACATCCTGCTATTAGCCGTGTTTCAACTTTTAACTCGTCCCCGGTGGCAATTTGAGAATCAGACCTTTTGGAGAGAATTTCCGTGCATGCGGCGTCTTGCAAACTGGTCCTATGGATCCTGAGATGGTCCCCCCTAAATCACATTAAACAGCCCCACCCATTCTTAAACACCCCCGACATTCTTCTTTATTCCACTTCTCATGACCCCGCGTTTTCCTTCCTGCACACTCGCTTTCAAACATTTCCGACAACTTGTTTTATATCTGCACCACTGATTCTCATTGACAACGCTGTCACTTGACATCAAGCACGCAGCAGTGATCCTTTACCTTCCCGTACAGCCggttattttatcatattatgGTTGGAGATTGTGAGACTCTCCTGTTAATGTGCAAACTGAGCTGCAGCTATTACGTAATTCACAGTCCACTTCATAAACATTCACGCTGGTGCAGATGATAAAAGGTTTTACGGCCCTCGTTTAACCTGCTGATGAGTAGTTTTCCCTCTAAACCGATGATGAATCTGTGTTAACagctgtcactgtgggcctgtTCCGGCTGAACCTGGGCCTGAGAGGGCTGGTGGCGGGGACGGTCATCGGAGCGGTCCTGGGGTGagccgtttatttattttatttattttttattttgtctctttaaCGTCTGACAGACGATCTAATTGAAACGATCTCGGCAACGCTGTCAGATGTTCTGCTCCGACCGGCGCGCCTGTTTGCTCATGTGCGCGTCTGCGTTCATGCCTGTGCGCTCCAGAGCAGTGAGCACTCTGGCAGCCAGCTGCGCCCCTCCCAGCAACCCTCTGCCGCCCAGCTGAcccccccccacaaccccctcctccctcctcacatCATCCAAGTCTGTTCACGGTGCCAGAGGGACCTCATGTGCACCGCAGAGGGCCATGTTTTGGGTACTAGAGCAAGGAGGGAGGCCAAGGCAGCAGCTGCCCCTCTCCATTTGTGCCGTCGCTGTCATCCCAGCCCCTCATCTCCATCTACCGTGGTCTGATCTGGACTCGGCGCTGCTTCATCTCCCTCTTTTATTCTTCATACTCCTCTGGCCGCTTTCATGTGAGGGCGCGGAGCTGAAAGCAGATTGTATAACCGATACATATCGAGGCCCGACGGCGTAACGACTCGGGATCATCAGCTCCTGTTGGCTCTCCGCTAGCTCTGCCCTCTCCGTGTGGGCCTGAACGGCCGGCCTCCTGGAGCGTTTGATGTGTGCGAACGCCAGGTGCAGTGGAAAGTAGGCAGCACATCATGCTCCAAATCTTGCCCCAGAATCACCCCTTTATGTCCAGGAGCACATTTGGAGGTGTGACTAAAAGGAGGGTGTGAGCGAGGCTGAGGGGGGGGACTCGCAATTCCTCGTTCCTGGTTCACGAAGCAACAGTAGCAGCTTTTAGCAGACGCCTCATGCGTCTGTTGTATAACGTGTTGTGCAACGtagggatgtgtgtgtttgtgtacatgtggttttcatgtaaGACGTGGCACCGCCCCATAACTAGATCTGATTGGTTTCAGCAGCCTAAAGCGCTGCAGCGGTGCTCTCATAAAGTATCTGCCACTGAATTTGTGTCCTTTTTATGAGTCTTGTTAATTTTACCTTATAAAACGAGGTTCTTGAAGTTGGATTTTCCTTGTGAATTAAGCCACTAGCAAAGAAAACTGTTGAATTACGCGTAAATTTGatgttaatggtttattttctgGCCTCTGCACAGGATGCCTGTTGGTGCTTTGCTCATCGGCCTCCAGACTCTGGCAGGAGAAACCATCCGAGAGAGGAGGCGACGAGAGCGACGAGAACTGTACGAACACAAGCTTCAGGAATGGTGAGACACGTCTTTATCATATGAAGATCCTGTTTAATTAACCGAGCTTTaacccgtctcctcctcctcctcctcctcctccgttgaTCAGGACGGCTCGTCTGCAGCTGACGGACGAGTTGATCGACAGCCTCGACGTCGCCGCTCGAGAAGAAGAAACGAACAAGGACATGCAGAGGATCCAAGAGCTGCTCAGTTTACCAAAGAACCAGGACGTTTAGGACCGAACGCAGCTGTGAGGAC
Encoded here:
- the poglut1 gene encoding protein O-glucosyltransferase 1, with the translated sequence MERLWQWRFLTLVCYLSSVGASGNKWKSIRRTISNAVEEYTPCNPVNCSCHASVLEDDLQPFRHGISEDLMATAVQRGVGTHYQIIGHKLYRERHCMFPARCSGVEHFILEVIDRLPDLEMVVNVRDYPQAPKWVQPTLPVLSFSKTSDYQDIMYPAWTFWEGGPAVWPLYPSGLGRWDLMRDDLKKSAARWPWKKKESKAFFRGSRTSAERDPLILLSREDPELVDAEYTKNQAWKSERDTLGKPPAEEISLVDHCKYKYLFNFRGVAASFRLKHLFLCGSLVFHVGDEWQEFFYPQLKPWVHYIPVKQDLSDVRELLQFVKENDAVAHNIATRGMEFILNHLRMEDVSCYWERLLTEFSQLLTYKPQRKSGHNEIVHTPSKTEL
- the timmdc1 gene encoding complex I assembly factor TIMMDC1, mitochondrial, with protein sequence MLPERRGASLGPRGRRADSAPRGALSTGLLRGLVQGAGPPPPPPPPFFCLPLPRVHAADVAAAQSAQMPTSTSTSTTSPASVPVPSHSSLPSSIGKPEFPDTGWERIKDLFDRDSAQSYPEEISNAFKCATFGALAGFLYGGVPGARHARQRYIQLSQAEMYSTRVEAVRSAHNAAIRGFMRYGWRWSWRVSVIVSLFNSVSTGLSVYRDKDAVSHYVAAGAVTVGLFRLNLGLRGLVAGTVIGAVLGMPVGALLIGLQTLAGETIRERRRRERRELYEHKLQEWTARLQLTDELIDSLDVAAREEETNKDMQRIQELLSLPKNQDV